Proteins encoded within one genomic window of Macrotis lagotis isolate mMagLag1 chromosome 3, bilby.v1.9.chrom.fasta, whole genome shotgun sequence:
- the LOC141516456 gene encoding olfactory receptor 5p57-like codes for MSDNCTAVTELILLGLTDDPTLRVILFVLFLGVYVVTLVGNLSIIILIRKSSQLHTPMYLFLSHLAFVDIEISSSVTPLMLRNYLEDITLIHLGGCVAQMFITFTFGTSESLLLAVMAYDRYMAICNPLLYSINMSTSVCTLLLITSYLGGFMNACIFTGCLVNRSFCGPNKINHFFCDYSPLLKLSYSQDNLTVFLPGLSAGSIIMITVSIIIISYAYILFSVLKIKSNEGRSKAFSTCTSHLTAVTLFFGTLTFIYVMPESSYSTDENKVISVFYCVMIPMLNPLIYSLRNNEVKGALRKLMSRTHLFS; via the coding sequence ATGTCTGACAACTGCACTGCTGTCACTGAACTCATTCTTTTGGGATTAACAGATGATCCAACCCTTCGTGTCATCCTCTTTGTGTTATTCCTAGGTGTCTATGTGGTCACATTAGTTGGTAATCTTAGCATAATCATATTGATCAGGAAAAGCTCCCAACTTCATACTCCAATGTACCTTTTCCTCAGTCACTTGGCTTTTGTAGATATTGAAATTTCTTCCTCTGTCACCCCTCTCATGCTCAGGAACTACCTTGAGGATATAACCTTAATCCATCTGGGAGGCTGTGTGGCCCAAATGTTTATTACTTTCACCTTTGGAACATCTGAGAGCTTGCTGTTGGCTGTGATGGCCTATGATCGGTACATGGCTATCTGTAACCCCCTGCTCTACTCCATCAACATGTCTACTAGTGTCTGCACCCTATTACTCATCACATCCTATCTGGGCGGTTTTATGAATGCTTGTATCTTTACTGGTTGCTTAGTGAATCGGTCCTTCTGTGGACCCAATAagatcaatcattttttttgtgattattcACCACTTTTGAAACTTTCCTATTCCCAAGACAATCTCACTGTGTTTCTTCCTGGTCTCTCTGCTGGGTCAATAATTATGATCACAGTGTCAATTATCATAATCTCTTATGCATATATCCTCTTCTCTGTCTTGAAGATAAAATCTAATGAGGGGAGATCCAAAGCTTTCTCAACTTGCACTTCCCACCTCACAGCAGTTACTCTGTTCTTTGGGACCCTTACTTTCATTTATGTGATGCCTGAGTCTAGCTATTCAACAGATGAGAATAAAGTAATTTCTGTTTTCTACTGTGTCATGATTCCCATGCTGAATCCCCTGATCTATAGTTTAAGGAACAATGAAGTAAAGGGGGCACTAAGGAAACTTATGAGTAGGACACATCTTTTTTCATGA
- the LOC141519323 gene encoding olfactory receptor 5P80-like — protein MSSNNCTAVTEFIILGLTDDPTLCAILFIIFLGVYAVTLIANLTIILLIRNSSQLHTPMYLFLSHLAFIDTAYSSSVTPVMLKNFLVDKITIPLEGCLVQMCCGGTFGTAECFLLAVMAYDRYVAICSPLLYSTNMSTRICTLLLITSYLGGCVNSWIATACLLNRSFCDSNKINHFFCDYSPLLKLSSSEDNLAEILPAASTGLVIMITVSVIIISYVYILFSVLKISSTEGRSKAFSTCTSHLTAVTLFYGTITFIYVMPQSSYTMAENNVVSVFYIVMIPMLNPLIYSLRNNEVKGALRKLMRRKHHFFMNSIQ, from the coding sequence ATGTCTAGCAATAACTGCACTGCTGTgactgaattcattattttggGGTTAACAGATGATCCAACCCTTTGTGCCATCCTTTTTATCATATTTCTGGGTGTCTATGCTGTCACCTTGATTGCTAATCTTACCATAATCTTACTGATCAGAAATAGCTCCCAGCTTCACACTCCAATGTATCTTTTCCTCAGTCACTTGGCTTTCATAGACACTGCATATTCCTCATCTGTCACACCTGTTATGCTCAAGAACTTCCTTGTAGACAAAATCACAATCCCTCTGGAAGGCTGTTTGGTCCAGATGTGTTGTGGAGGCACTTTTGGGACAGCTGAGTGCTTCCTGCTGGCTGTGATGGCCTATGATCGGTATGTGGCCATCTGTAGTCCCCTACTCTATTCCACCAACATGTCTACTAGGATCTGTACCCTGTTACTCATCACATCCTACCTAGGTGGATGTGTAAATTCTTGGATTGCTACTGCTTGCTTATTGAATCGATCCTTCTGTGACTCTaataaaatcaatcattttttctGTGATTATTCACCACTTTTGAAACTTTCCTCCTCTGAAGATAATCTTGCTGAAATTCTTCCTGCTGCATCTACTGGGTTAGTGATTATGATCACTGTGTCAGTTATCATAATCTCTTATGTATACATCCTCTTCTCTGTCCTGAAGATAAGTTCCACTGAGGGAAGATCCAAAGCTTTCTCAACTTGTACCTCCCACCTCACAGCAGTCACTTTGTTCTATGGCACCATTACTTTCATTTATGTGATGCCCCAGTCCAGCTACACAATGGCAGAAAATAATGTAGTGTCTGTTTTCTACATTGTAATGATCCCTATGTTAAACCCTCTGATCTATAGTCTAAGAAACAATGAAGTAAAAGGGGCCCTGAGAAAACTGATGAGAAGGAAACACCATTTTTTCATgaactcaattcaataa